The Alteribacter keqinensis DNA segment TTTCAAACAGACCGAGCTTATTTTTCAGCTTCAGAATCCGGAGAACCGCTTCATCGAGCAGGGCCTCCGAGATGACGTTTTCCTCCACAAGTGTCTTTAAATGCTGCACATAACAGGGGGTCATCATTTCGATATCCAACCCCGCCGTCACGGCTTTAAGCGCCGCATCACGGTTATCGGCTGCCACTCCGTGGGGAATCGCTTCCTGAACGGCGCCCCAGTCCGATATGAGGACGCCGTCAAAGCCCATTTCCTTTCGTAGCAGGTCTCTCATAAGCCACTTGTTACTTGTAGCCGGTATGCCTTCCACCGTGTTAAAAGCCGTCATCACCAATTCAGCCCCTTCATCCAGGGCAGCTTCATAGGCCGGCAGATAGTACTCCATCAGCTGGCGCCGGGACATGTCGACGGTGTTATAGTCCCTTCCGCCTTCCGGAGCCCCGTATGCGGCAAAGTGTTTCACACAGGCTGCAAGCTTAGACTGATCATTCTTTAGATCGTCTCCCTGATAACCGCGTACGAGGGCACGGGCCAGCACGCCATTTAAATACGGATCCTCACCTGTTGACTCCATCACCCGGCCCCAGCGCGGATCCCGTACAAGATCAACCATCGGTGAAAACGTAACATGAAGTCCCGCAGCTGCGGACTCTTTAGCGGCGATTGCGGCACTTTCCTCCACAGCCTTCGGGTCCCACGTGCACCCGAGGGCCAGAGGAACAGGAAACACGGTTTTATAGCCGTGAATCACATCCGCCATAAACAGAAGGGGGATTCCCAGGCGGCTTCGCTCCAGGTATGCCTTCTGAATCGTGCGGAGATTGTCTGCTCCTGTTGCCCCGAGGACGGATCCGCTTCCGGTCATATCTTCATTGGCCACTTCCATTCCTGCAAACGGTCCGGTTATTTTCTCGTCGCTGCTTCCTTTGTGAATAAAGGAAGAAACCACCTGCGACATCTGGGCCGCTTTCTCTTCAAGGGTCATCTTCTCTATCAGATCGTGTAATTTCGTTTCATTCATAACGTCTGTCCTCCTGAATATGCAAACTCGTTTTCACTTACTTAATCCCAGTCGTATTAAAGCCTTCAACAATATACCGCTGTACGAACAGGAACAAGAACAGCACAGGAAGGACCATCACTGTCGCACCTGCCATCTGCAGGGCAAAACTGCTTGAATGCTGGCCCTGAAGCAGTGCGAGACCAACGGAAAGGGTATACAGTGCCTGATCATTTGCCACGATGAGCGGCCAGAGAAAGCTGTTCCAGGCACCGACAAACGTAAGAATCGCCTGTACCGCAATAATCGGCTTAGATAATGGAATGATAATCTGAAAGAAAATCCGGAATTCCTTTGCCCCGTCAATACGGGCAGATTCGATTAAATCATTCGGGATCGTCGTCATAAACTGCCGGATCAAAAAGATGTTAAAGGCGGCAATCAGCCCGGGCAGGATAATCCCTGCCATCGTATTGGTAAGCCCCATCTGGTTTAAAAGCAGATAAACCGGAATCATGGAAACCTGGGCCGGAATCATCATCGTTGCGAGAACACAGAGAAACACCACTTCTCTTCCTTTAAACTTGAACTTCGCAAACCCATAGCCCGCCATCGTGTTAAACAGTAAGCCGAGCATGGCAAAAAGGACGATGATCATGGTGTTCATAAAGTACGTGCCGAAGTTCAGATTCTGAAAGAGATTGATATAGTGCTCAAAGGTGAACTCCTGCGGCCAGAATGTGGGCGGCATCGTGCGCGCTTCCCTTTCCGATTTAAATGAACTCAGAATCATCCATATAAACGGGATCGAAACAAGAAATCCACCAACTACTAAAACGGATGTGACGAAAAACTTTTCAAATCTGTTTTTCAACAGGGTTCACCTCAATTCTCTTTCGATTTATTAAACGTAAACTGAATTAACGTAGCGACAATAATAAAGACGAACAGGATTAAGGACGCCGCCGCTGCGTAACCGAAGTCGTTATACTGGAAACCACTTTCGTAAATAAACAGGGCCATTGACATCGTGCCGTCAAGAGGTCCCCCGCCTGTCATGACAAACGGTTCCTCGAAGAACTGAAGCCAGCCGATAAGCGTTGTTACGGTTACGAAAAAGGTCGCATAGCTTAACGAAGGAATCGTAATGTAACGTAGCTTCTGGAATTTATTCGCCCCGTCCATATCCGCCGCTTCATAGTATGACCTCGGAATTGACTGGAGAGCGGCAAGATAAATCAGCATGTTAATCCCGATCCCTTTCCAGACTGCCAGGATGATCAGCGAGATTTTTGCGATGAATGGGTGTTCAAGCCAC contains these protein-coding regions:
- a CDS encoding carbohydrate ABC transporter permease translates to MKNRFEKFFVTSVLVVGGFLVSIPFIWMILSSFKSEREARTMPPTFWPQEFTFEHYINLFQNLNFGTYFMNTMIIVLFAMLGLLFNTMAGYGFAKFKFKGREVVFLCVLATMMIPAQVSMIPVYLLLNQMGLTNTMAGIILPGLIAAFNIFLIRQFMTTIPNDLIESARIDGAKEFRIFFQIIIPLSKPIIAVQAILTFVGAWNSFLWPLIVANDQALYTLSVGLALLQGQHSSSFALQMAGATVMVLPVLFLFLFVQRYIVEGFNTTGIK